The Doryrhamphus excisus isolate RoL2022-K1 chromosome 1, RoL_Dexc_1.0, whole genome shotgun sequence genome includes a window with the following:
- the sp2 gene encoding transcription factor Sp2 isoform X3: MSVSKDNMATVVAVSPSEYLQPSTTTTTQDSQPSPLALLAATCSKIGPPAAQAPVSTPPSGPQPRRLLPIKPAPIAPAPPKNLSFLQAKGNVIQLPTGLGATTPGSPIVLTIQQSPAHPSPQAPGNIQYQVMPQIQGAQTIQVMPQGGQIQLIPGTNQAIITTPMSVPAPATSTPATAPVPTQKTVAIKPSPKVKKSNAAITAANMVQLPGGLTLPINVATGEVGGAQIVTETAAAPTAAGKARRGRKKKVVLAAQATPAAPPPPLPQAPSPPPDQMETILIETGDNIIQAGNNLLILQSPGQPAVVQQVQLVPPKQDSQVPQRQSSTSSGLQVASQEAPTQILFKTGAGEWRSVQLQDAVSTATTPTTPVTTTAAPALPVAGTKRTQTGVRKERTLAKIAPAGGMMPLNTSQMSSAAQAVQTISINGVQVQGVPVTITNAGGQQHLTVQTVQGGGLQLAAAQGQSTIHMDQTLTLELPSHTGERKRRMACTCPNCKDLDKRPGDVGKRKHICHVPGCEKTFRKTSLLRAHVRLHTGERPFVCNWVFCGKRFTRSDELQRHARTHTGDKRFECSQCQKRFMRSDHLTKHYKTHINTKNL; encoded by the exons ATGAGCG TGTCAAAGGACAACATGGCCACCGTCGTTGCTGTCAGTCCCAGTGAATATCTTCAGccttccaccaccaccaccacacaa GACAGTCAGCCGTCTCCTCTGGCCCTGCTGGCTGCCACCTGCAGTAAGATCGGACCCCCTGCTGCTCAAGCCCCTGTCAGCACCCCCCCATCCGGGCCGCAGCCTCGTCGCCTGCTGCCCATCAAACCGGCGCCCATTGCACCCGCCCCTCCTAAAAACCTGAGCTTCTTGCAAGCAAAGGGCAATGTCATCCAGCTTCCCACTGGCCTGGGCGCCACGACCCCCGGCAGCCCGATCGTGCTCACCATCCAGCAGAGCCCGGCACATCCCAGCCCCCAGGCCCCCGGTAACATCCAATACCAGGTGATGCCGCAGATCCAGGGCGCTCAGACCATCCAGGTGATGCCGCAGGGGGGCCAGATCCAGCTCATACCGGGTACCAATCAGGCTATCATCACCACCCCCATGTCGGTACCAGCCCCGGCGACCTCTACCCCCGCCACCGCCCCTGTCCCAACGCAGAAAACTGTCGCCATCAAGCCCTCGCCCAAAGTGAAGAAGTCAAACGCCGCCATCACTGCCGCTAACAtggtgcagctgccaggtggaCTCACGCTGCCCATCAACGTGGCGACAGGAGAAGTGGGTGGGGCTCAGATCGTAACTGAGACAGCGGCCGCCCCCACTGCTGCGGGAAAGGCGCGACGAGGGAGGAAGAAGAAAGTGGTGCTGGCTGCTCAGGCTACACCTGCagctcctcctccgcctctgCCGCAGGCCCCCTCCCCGCCCCCGGACCAGATGGAGACCATCCTGATAGAAACGGGAGACAACATCATTCAG gcGGGTAACAACCTGCTGATCCTGCAGAGTCCAGGCCAGCCGGCTGTGGTCCAGCAGGTGCAGCTGGTGCCGCCCAAACAGGATTCTCAG GTCCCGCAGAGACAGTCATCGACCTCCTCTGGCCTGCAGGTGGCGTCACAAGAGGCACCGACACAG ATCCTCTTCAAGACAGGGGCCGGCGAGTGGCGGTCTGTCCAACTCCAGGATGCGGTTTCCACGGCAACAACCCCCACGACTCCCGTAACAACCACCGCTGCCCCCGCCTTGCCGGTAGCTGGCACCAAGAGGACACAGACAGGGGTGCGGAAGGAGCGGACTCTGGCAAAGATTGCGCCCGCGGGGGGGATGATGCCGTTGAATACGTCGCAGATGTCCTCGGCGGCACAGGCAGTGCAGACCATAAGCATCAATGGCGTCCAAGTTCAGGGAGTTCCTGTAACCATCACTAACGCAGGAG GCCAGCAGCACTTGACGGTACAGACCGTTCAGGGTGGGGGCCTGCAGCTGGCGGCAGCGCAGGGCCAGTCCACCATCCACATGGACCAGACGCTCACACTGGAGCTACCCAGCCACACGGGGGAGAGGAAGCGACGCATGGCGTGCACCTGCCCCAACTGTAAAGACCTAGACAAGAG GCCGGGCGACGTGGGCAAGAGAAAGCACATCTGTCACGTTCCCGGCTGCGAAAAGACGTTCCGGAAGACGTCGCTCCTCCGAGCTCACGTCCGTCTGCACACGGGGGAGCGTCCCTTTGTCTGCAACTGGGTGTTCTGCGGGAAGCGTTTCACACGCAGCGACGAGCTGCAGCGGCACGCCCGGACGCACACGG GAGACAAACGCTTCGAGTGTTCTCAGTGTCAGAAACGCTTCATGAGGAGCGACCACCTGACGAAGCATTACAAGACTCACATAAACACCAAGAACCTGTGA
- the sp2 gene encoding transcription factor Sp2 isoform X1: MSVSKDNMATVVAVSPSEYLQPSTTTTTQDSQPSPLALLAATCSKIGPPAAQAPVSTPPSGPQPRRLLPIKPAPIAPAPPKNLSFLQAKGNVIQLPTGLGATTPGSPIVLTIQQSPAHPSPQAPGNIQYQVMPQIQGAQTIQVMPQGGQIQLIPGTNQAIITTPMSVPAPATSTPATAPVPTQKTVAIKPSPKVKKSNAAITAANMVQLPGGLTLPINVATGEVGGAQIVTETAAAPTAAGKARRGRKKKVVLAAQATPAAPPPPLPQAPSPPPDQMETILIETGDNIIQAGNNLLILQSPGQPAVVQQVQLVPPKQDSQVVQIPQQALKVVQAASASLPQVPQRQSSTSSGLQVASQEAPTQILFKTGAGEWRSVQLQDAVSTATTPTTPVTTTAAPALPVAGTKRTQTGVRKERTLAKIAPAGGMMPLNTSQMSSAAQAVQTISINGVQVQGVPVTITNAGGQQHLTVQTVQGGGLQLAAAQGQSTIHMDQTLTLELPSHTGERKRRMACTCPNCKDLDKRPGDVGKRKHICHVPGCEKTFRKTSLLRAHVRLHTGERPFVCNWVFCGKRFTRSDELQRHARTHTGDKRFECSQCQKRFMRSDHLTKHYKTHINTKNL; encoded by the exons ATGAGCG TGTCAAAGGACAACATGGCCACCGTCGTTGCTGTCAGTCCCAGTGAATATCTTCAGccttccaccaccaccaccacacaa GACAGTCAGCCGTCTCCTCTGGCCCTGCTGGCTGCCACCTGCAGTAAGATCGGACCCCCTGCTGCTCAAGCCCCTGTCAGCACCCCCCCATCCGGGCCGCAGCCTCGTCGCCTGCTGCCCATCAAACCGGCGCCCATTGCACCCGCCCCTCCTAAAAACCTGAGCTTCTTGCAAGCAAAGGGCAATGTCATCCAGCTTCCCACTGGCCTGGGCGCCACGACCCCCGGCAGCCCGATCGTGCTCACCATCCAGCAGAGCCCGGCACATCCCAGCCCCCAGGCCCCCGGTAACATCCAATACCAGGTGATGCCGCAGATCCAGGGCGCTCAGACCATCCAGGTGATGCCGCAGGGGGGCCAGATCCAGCTCATACCGGGTACCAATCAGGCTATCATCACCACCCCCATGTCGGTACCAGCCCCGGCGACCTCTACCCCCGCCACCGCCCCTGTCCCAACGCAGAAAACTGTCGCCATCAAGCCCTCGCCCAAAGTGAAGAAGTCAAACGCCGCCATCACTGCCGCTAACAtggtgcagctgccaggtggaCTCACGCTGCCCATCAACGTGGCGACAGGAGAAGTGGGTGGGGCTCAGATCGTAACTGAGACAGCGGCCGCCCCCACTGCTGCGGGAAAGGCGCGACGAGGGAGGAAGAAGAAAGTGGTGCTGGCTGCTCAGGCTACACCTGCagctcctcctccgcctctgCCGCAGGCCCCCTCCCCGCCCCCGGACCAGATGGAGACCATCCTGATAGAAACGGGAGACAACATCATTCAG gcGGGTAACAACCTGCTGATCCTGCAGAGTCCAGGCCAGCCGGCTGTGGTCCAGCAGGTGCAGCTGGTGCCGCCCAAACAGGATTCTCAGGTGGTCCAGATCCCTCAGCAGGCTCTGAAAGTGGTTCAAGCTGCCTCTGCCTCGTTGCCGCAGGTCCCGCAGAGACAGTCATCGACCTCCTCTGGCCTGCAGGTGGCGTCACAAGAGGCACCGACACAG ATCCTCTTCAAGACAGGGGCCGGCGAGTGGCGGTCTGTCCAACTCCAGGATGCGGTTTCCACGGCAACAACCCCCACGACTCCCGTAACAACCACCGCTGCCCCCGCCTTGCCGGTAGCTGGCACCAAGAGGACACAGACAGGGGTGCGGAAGGAGCGGACTCTGGCAAAGATTGCGCCCGCGGGGGGGATGATGCCGTTGAATACGTCGCAGATGTCCTCGGCGGCACAGGCAGTGCAGACCATAAGCATCAATGGCGTCCAAGTTCAGGGAGTTCCTGTAACCATCACTAACGCAGGAG GCCAGCAGCACTTGACGGTACAGACCGTTCAGGGTGGGGGCCTGCAGCTGGCGGCAGCGCAGGGCCAGTCCACCATCCACATGGACCAGACGCTCACACTGGAGCTACCCAGCCACACGGGGGAGAGGAAGCGACGCATGGCGTGCACCTGCCCCAACTGTAAAGACCTAGACAAGAG GCCGGGCGACGTGGGCAAGAGAAAGCACATCTGTCACGTTCCCGGCTGCGAAAAGACGTTCCGGAAGACGTCGCTCCTCCGAGCTCACGTCCGTCTGCACACGGGGGAGCGTCCCTTTGTCTGCAACTGGGTGTTCTGCGGGAAGCGTTTCACACGCAGCGACGAGCTGCAGCGGCACGCCCGGACGCACACGG GAGACAAACGCTTCGAGTGTTCTCAGTGTCAGAAACGCTTCATGAGGAGCGACCACCTGACGAAGCATTACAAGACTCACATAAACACCAAGAACCTGTGA
- the sp2 gene encoding transcription factor Sp2 isoform X2 — MATVVAVSPSEYLQPSTTTTTQDSQPSPLALLAATCSKIGPPAAQAPVSTPPSGPQPRRLLPIKPAPIAPAPPKNLSFLQAKGNVIQLPTGLGATTPGSPIVLTIQQSPAHPSPQAPGNIQYQVMPQIQGAQTIQVMPQGGQIQLIPGTNQAIITTPMSVPAPATSTPATAPVPTQKTVAIKPSPKVKKSNAAITAANMVQLPGGLTLPINVATGEVGGAQIVTETAAAPTAAGKARRGRKKKVVLAAQATPAAPPPPLPQAPSPPPDQMETILIETGDNIIQAGNNLLILQSPGQPAVVQQVQLVPPKQDSQVVQIPQQALKVVQAASASLPQVPQRQSSTSSGLQVASQEAPTQILFKTGAGEWRSVQLQDAVSTATTPTTPVTTTAAPALPVAGTKRTQTGVRKERTLAKIAPAGGMMPLNTSQMSSAAQAVQTISINGVQVQGVPVTITNAGGQQHLTVQTVQGGGLQLAAAQGQSTIHMDQTLTLELPSHTGERKRRMACTCPNCKDLDKRPGDVGKRKHICHVPGCEKTFRKTSLLRAHVRLHTGERPFVCNWVFCGKRFTRSDELQRHARTHTGDKRFECSQCQKRFMRSDHLTKHYKTHINTKNL, encoded by the exons ATGGCCACCGTCGTTGCTGTCAGTCCCAGTGAATATCTTCAGccttccaccaccaccaccacacaa GACAGTCAGCCGTCTCCTCTGGCCCTGCTGGCTGCCACCTGCAGTAAGATCGGACCCCCTGCTGCTCAAGCCCCTGTCAGCACCCCCCCATCCGGGCCGCAGCCTCGTCGCCTGCTGCCCATCAAACCGGCGCCCATTGCACCCGCCCCTCCTAAAAACCTGAGCTTCTTGCAAGCAAAGGGCAATGTCATCCAGCTTCCCACTGGCCTGGGCGCCACGACCCCCGGCAGCCCGATCGTGCTCACCATCCAGCAGAGCCCGGCACATCCCAGCCCCCAGGCCCCCGGTAACATCCAATACCAGGTGATGCCGCAGATCCAGGGCGCTCAGACCATCCAGGTGATGCCGCAGGGGGGCCAGATCCAGCTCATACCGGGTACCAATCAGGCTATCATCACCACCCCCATGTCGGTACCAGCCCCGGCGACCTCTACCCCCGCCACCGCCCCTGTCCCAACGCAGAAAACTGTCGCCATCAAGCCCTCGCCCAAAGTGAAGAAGTCAAACGCCGCCATCACTGCCGCTAACAtggtgcagctgccaggtggaCTCACGCTGCCCATCAACGTGGCGACAGGAGAAGTGGGTGGGGCTCAGATCGTAACTGAGACAGCGGCCGCCCCCACTGCTGCGGGAAAGGCGCGACGAGGGAGGAAGAAGAAAGTGGTGCTGGCTGCTCAGGCTACACCTGCagctcctcctccgcctctgCCGCAGGCCCCCTCCCCGCCCCCGGACCAGATGGAGACCATCCTGATAGAAACGGGAGACAACATCATTCAG gcGGGTAACAACCTGCTGATCCTGCAGAGTCCAGGCCAGCCGGCTGTGGTCCAGCAGGTGCAGCTGGTGCCGCCCAAACAGGATTCTCAGGTGGTCCAGATCCCTCAGCAGGCTCTGAAAGTGGTTCAAGCTGCCTCTGCCTCGTTGCCGCAGGTCCCGCAGAGACAGTCATCGACCTCCTCTGGCCTGCAGGTGGCGTCACAAGAGGCACCGACACAG ATCCTCTTCAAGACAGGGGCCGGCGAGTGGCGGTCTGTCCAACTCCAGGATGCGGTTTCCACGGCAACAACCCCCACGACTCCCGTAACAACCACCGCTGCCCCCGCCTTGCCGGTAGCTGGCACCAAGAGGACACAGACAGGGGTGCGGAAGGAGCGGACTCTGGCAAAGATTGCGCCCGCGGGGGGGATGATGCCGTTGAATACGTCGCAGATGTCCTCGGCGGCACAGGCAGTGCAGACCATAAGCATCAATGGCGTCCAAGTTCAGGGAGTTCCTGTAACCATCACTAACGCAGGAG GCCAGCAGCACTTGACGGTACAGACCGTTCAGGGTGGGGGCCTGCAGCTGGCGGCAGCGCAGGGCCAGTCCACCATCCACATGGACCAGACGCTCACACTGGAGCTACCCAGCCACACGGGGGAGAGGAAGCGACGCATGGCGTGCACCTGCCCCAACTGTAAAGACCTAGACAAGAG GCCGGGCGACGTGGGCAAGAGAAAGCACATCTGTCACGTTCCCGGCTGCGAAAAGACGTTCCGGAAGACGTCGCTCCTCCGAGCTCACGTCCGTCTGCACACGGGGGAGCGTCCCTTTGTCTGCAACTGGGTGTTCTGCGGGAAGCGTTTCACACGCAGCGACGAGCTGCAGCGGCACGCCCGGACGCACACGG GAGACAAACGCTTCGAGTGTTCTCAGTGTCAGAAACGCTTCATGAGGAGCGACCACCTGACGAAGCATTACAAGACTCACATAAACACCAAGAACCTGTGA